Proteins encoded together in one Leptospira kmetyi serovar Malaysia str. Bejo-Iso9 window:
- a CDS encoding DUF192 domain-containing protein, with product MQSLKRKILSFLFVYLAVSHNVIARDLEKVTIYVDDHPLVVEVVNTQADRAKGLMFRKSLGENEGMLFVFPEPEYLSFWMKNTWIPLSIAYFNRDRRITDIHDMKPNQTTELYHSSEKALYALEVNRGWFAKRKIGKYGVLKIPDRIQAAR from the coding sequence ATGCAATCATTGAAACGAAAAATTCTATCGTTCCTCTTCGTTTACTTAGCGGTTTCGCATAACGTAATCGCTCGCGATCTCGAAAAAGTCACGATTTACGTGGACGATCATCCATTGGTCGTCGAAGTGGTGAACACACAAGCCGATCGCGCCAAGGGTTTGATGTTTCGAAAAAGTCTCGGAGAAAACGAAGGAATGTTGTTCGTATTTCCCGAACCCGAATACTTAAGTTTTTGGATGAAGAATACTTGGATTCCTCTCAGCATCGCCTATTTCAATCGGGATCGAAGAATCACGGACATCCACGATATGAAACCGAATCAAACTACGGAATTGTATCATTCCAGCGAAAAGGCTTTGTATGCTTTGGAAGTGAACCGGGGTTGGTTCGCAAAAAGAAAGATCGGAAAATACGGCGTGTTAAAAATACCCGATCGGATTCAAGCGGCTCGATAA